From Lucilia cuprina isolate Lc7/37 chromosome 4, ASM2204524v1, whole genome shotgun sequence:
aaattaatcgAAGAAACTTCTACTACCAATAAGAAAGAAATTCTCAGTAGCAAATTGAGTACTACCGTTTTGATAGAGTCTTCAGATTTATTGCCAGAATTGTTTTTTGACGACCCAATTGTTGATGCAAAAATTCGAAATGTAGAATATAAAAATGGTCAAGATGATGAATGGGAAAAATTTCAGCGTGAAATTAAAGAAGAATCAATGACATCTAATAAACTAATATCTGGAGAACAGATAAATGCAGCTGTTGAAAGAGAAATAACTGAAATCAGCGAACAAATGTATCAGTGGTCCAAAGTTATAGATttggaaaataaattgaataaaattaacaagAGAGAAATGCGAAAGGATGAGCTAGAAGATACTGATGAAGATTCATCAGAGAATGAATTAATTAACGAAAGTCTTGACTGGAGAACCAAAAAAATTTGGTAACATACATTTGAATGTGAATGTTTTTAGCAAACTTCAACATCATAAattcatattgtaatatttaacACAATCGGCCTAATCATAAGCCgagtaaaataatatataaaattccaaaatttaaaaaaagttgtggCTTTTTTCCAGACAGATTGGTATTAAAAGTCAGTGTGCAGTTGTCCAAAATTTCGATATAgccagaaaaaatttttttatatatattacaaaatattattttggtaATATGTTGAGAAGTGTTCACTGTACATAACGCACGGTGTACAgtggtatagaaaaaaatgggaaaataattctgaaaCTTCTAAActgtttgaaatatttgaatGAATGTGAAGAAAGGAGGTATTTTCGAGTTTAAGTTCTGAACTTGGACCTCATGGGTCTACTGGGGAATCGGCCAGAGGTTAACAAAGTAAGACACCTGGAGTATGTACACTTTTTTAAACGATCCTGTTTCTTCGGTTTCTTGTAGTCCGGTTTCAATAAActtattgtatataaaaatgctCGTCGTGACTATAATTTATCTGTTAAAGTTTAGAAGATAttcacatttgaaaaaaaaattcaaacatttttaccCACCCTTGTCCAGTTTTTTGCTAAATGTGCTTTCAAATATTTACCCATTTTTTGTGTTCACTTAACAAcatgttttttaaatgaaaaaaaaaataccaaaattgttaacaaaagtaataaaaccacattttatttcaataaattattaacattttttgaaaaacatacattttatttttaaaaatattttatgacgcaaatttatttatttttttttttgctgcctATCTTTGTgcttttcgtaaatttttacaGAGATGTTACttgattgttattttaaaaatgttctgttATTAGCAGAGATTGAAAATAACGGGTCCACTTTGATTTTATAAAGTTAATAGCTGTGATCACCatttataattgtgtttttgCAGTTTATCACTAAAGGTTGAGATAAATCGAAAAGAAGAATAAAATAAGTCGCTacagttgatttttattttgtaaacaataaataCAGGATTaggacacacacatacaaacaaactatCTTCAGAAATCACAGAAAACCACAACAATATACTCTCCCACTCTCATATAAGCAAGGAATACAAAAACCAAGTGCTCAGCTGAAAACATaagtaacaaaacaaaagtagTAAAGGTTATTCTaaaccatttaaataaaaatcattttataacaattattctgagtgatttattttgaaaagcaaaaataaatcataattcATTCACTTTGGTTATGTGGTTATTTTAAGTCCCTGGTTATAAGTAAATAACATAACCGTTGTGACGGGTACGTTGTGGTATTGACTAATGGAATCAATGTCTTTGTAAACATTACCCAAAAAATCCCAATTATAGTAACGAATACAACAACGTAAAATACTgtggaaattgttttaaaagggAAAAACTGGGTAAGTCGTTATAAAAAAAGACTTGTGTGACACTGGTAATATTTGATAACCTATACTTTCTTTAAGGTCATATCATATGCAAAAAAGTCACCTTGAAgataaaaaaacgtaaaaaaaaaataacttaacttTACATGTTCTGTACAGTGaattaattaagtaatttgcctatgtaaaattttatgaattttaagaaaaaactttatctgaacaattatttttatcaaaataaagcaatttgtttgttgtattttttctaccataaaaagaaaaatcgtgatattaattaacgagatttttgataaaatgtgaacgtattgttaatttttaggtcaataaagtatttagcttttttaggtttttttgttcattttttaatattgctgcattattttataaaatttaatatgtttattactcctatatattggcataaaattttttagatattttagtagtggaacgactatttacatttcttaacggatttattatcctatataactataagaatttatcaatatttgacttaacatgaaatctatcgtttctttgattaaatttctaaaatattaagtaattttgagttggatacatgatatattagacaatcaatggatttggacctagaaaaaatgtttagtgaggtataaatctatattttataacaaaaataatctgggtttttggtcattttgtattgataaacaaaaactac
This genomic window contains:
- the LOC111687182 gene encoding zinc finger protein 830; translation: MYIKHLQLKLVFFNFYFTYDSKGNMICVICNSLIKSVAIWKVHVNSKLHKTNLEEAKKIMCAKVLDKPLEKKSCRKKESNTPLHLNKLIEETSTTNKKEILSSKLSTTVLIESSDLLPELFFDDPIVDAKIRNVEYKNGQDDEWEKFQREIKEESMTSNKLISGEQINAAVEREITEISEQMYQWSKVIDLENKLNKINKREMRKDELEDTDEDSSENELINESLDWRTKKIW